One part of the Dyadobacter sp. 676 genome encodes these proteins:
- a CDS encoding high-potential iron-sulfur protein has protein sequence MKQFADRRLFLRRCLAWGATGSTAWLLACAGSRKPPVARTATPTADPCSDLTGVDPTDVQKRKSLGYTDKSPQPDSQCDNCKLWVPAKEGKECGGCLLFTGPVNPGGHCTYWAPQV, from the coding sequence ATGAAACAATTTGCCGATCGCAGACTTTTTCTCCGCCGGTGCCTTGCCTGGGGCGCCACCGGCAGTACGGCGTGGCTCCTTGCCTGCGCGGGGTCCAGGAAACCGCCCGTCGCCCGGACTGCAACACCGACCGCCGATCCATGCAGCGACCTCACCGGCGTAGACCCTACCGACGTTCAAAAACGCAAGTCCCTGGGTTACACGGATAAATCACCCCAACCCGACAGCCAGTGCGATAATTGTAAATTATGGGTCCCGGCCAAAGAAGGTAAGGAATGCGGCGGTTGCCTGCTTTTTACAGGGCCTGTTAATCCCGGCGGGCATTGCACCTACTGGGCACCACAAGTTTAA
- a CDS encoding amidohydrolase family protein, giving the protein MCQRINLSRREFLAGTGAMLLGSAVASPAPAAEPIIDIHQHVHYAARPDNVLIAHQRAMGITKTILLPAGTPAFGASTHSGKTNGLQAQCAGNQACYGIAAKYPDEFAFGANEVPDLDGAVAEIEKYLKLGGCVIGELKFGVDCDSGEMQRIYKLAEDYQVPVLMHWQFQMFNYNFERFPRMLEKYPKVNFIGHAQTWWANIDRNHTDQRVLYPKTKVAPGGFTDRLLRDYANMYGDMSAGSGLLSMTRDEDHAREFLSRHQDKLLYGSDCDDHIGSGTECQGTQTIAEIRKLAASKAVERKILHDNARKLFRL; this is encoded by the coding sequence ATGTGCCAACGCATCAATTTATCGCGCCGCGAATTTTTAGCTGGCACCGGCGCAATGCTGCTGGGCAGCGCGGTTGCGTCGCCGGCTCCGGCTGCCGAACCGATCATCGATATCCACCAGCACGTCCATTACGCCGCCCGTCCGGACAACGTGCTTATAGCGCACCAGCGGGCCATGGGCATCACCAAAACCATCTTGTTGCCCGCAGGTACCCCGGCGTTCGGCGCTTCCACGCATTCGGGCAAGACCAACGGTTTGCAGGCACAATGCGCAGGTAACCAGGCCTGCTATGGCATCGCGGCGAAATATCCGGACGAATTTGCATTCGGTGCCAACGAGGTACCGGACCTCGACGGTGCCGTTGCGGAAATTGAAAAGTACCTGAAACTGGGCGGCTGCGTAATCGGGGAATTGAAATTCGGCGTGGATTGCGATTCCGGAGAAATGCAGCGAATTTACAAGCTTGCCGAGGATTACCAGGTGCCCGTGCTGATGCACTGGCAATTCCAGATGTTCAATTACAATTTCGAGCGCTTTCCCCGAATGCTCGAAAAGTACCCGAAGGTCAATTTCATCGGCCACGCACAGACCTGGTGGGCTAACATCGATCGGAACCACACCGACCAGCGTGTTTTGTACCCCAAAACAAAGGTGGCTCCCGGCGGCTTCACCGATCGCCTGTTGCGGGATTATGCAAATATGTACGGGGATATGTCCGCCGGTTCGGGCCTGCTATCCATGACCCGCGACGAAGACCACGCCCGCGAGTTCCTGAGCCGGCACCAGGACAAGCTGCTGTACGGCAGCGATTGCGACGACCATATCGGCTCCGGCACGGAATGCCAGGGTACCCAAACCATCGCTGAAATCAGGAAGCTGGCTGCATCAAAAGCAGTCGAACGGAAAATCCTGCATGACAATGCCCGGAAACTTTTCCGGTTATAA